One window of the Cryptomeria japonica chromosome 7, Sugi_1.0, whole genome shotgun sequence genome contains the following:
- the LOC131030832 gene encoding disease resistance protein Roq1 isoform X1, translating into MASTSNFSCNTEREPGNASEEIVVSPSASTTISVGTLFSSCFNWCSPFLSLCSTRHHSTASQGIAPSPSDTNAAFEQVVPSASTSGRSTQMPDRKLPYDVFINHRGPDVKHTLAAALYKTLTGMGLRVFLDEEELEYGDFLPGEIEEAMRGALLHIAIFSKNYAQSSWCLAELSFMLKTGTQIVPVFYHVKPDDVRYAKGVYAEAFSRHTEKGRYTLKKLQEWKNALNNVSYNVGSIVHNENDEGILMKKIVGSVSKVIKNLPFVVANHPIGLDKILIDFERTTLQATESHNNVQIVGIWGMGGSGKTTLAKQLYNNKYKYMDKSSFLLDVRDAASKNKLHKKQKKLLEDLGLKGVSIDNIEEGKGIIASRLRAIRVLIILDDVDNVEQLNALVPNKDNVGWGSLIIVTSREFEVLRCWGILSIYKMKALDRPHAKQLFCWHAFLQPSPNHVFEDLVEKFLNVCHGLPLSLKVFGAQLYGISNKDYWEIQLQKISRILPKDIKERLKVSYDALDEEEKQIFLDIACFFIGEKVASAIAAWDGSGWNGQHSWEGLLNKCLVELNDASDDESIEMQNHLLNDELIRMHDHLRDLGREIANQKSPYRLWSPHQIINAGHEGQGIAIRGIRSTAIEYISEEFLRLSHDGKLIIKASGVNYSLEPSSPGLKILHVRGNHYNQVIGDLSRELVWLRWHNIDERNLQALSSLKNLRVLELYGYRLDELWETDSNAPVQLRELVIDVFTGFPKSIGCLRHLKKIVIRIGNRVVESLPEEICLLQSLEYLELSSAGAARHGSCLRLSSLPSRFGDLRNLRHISLTHCWNLKSLPVSFKELTLLQYLSLDGCYSLTLESDILENMTKLEYLYIQGCWKLEELPRHITNQASLTKLHLSMESLRVLPVNIGQLSKLRMMEIENSKLLTSLPMSVGQLINLRKLRIRRCPISELDLGAGLFTCLMLIELENTEVSKISISEDCYLESLTLLYNGNLKKIEVLPNTLESIVLKGSPKLDVLPCFAQSTFLRVFELIGCYDVKKIQGLEHCRALEKLIAHTRWEEAGIESLEHMESLRRVELKAIGRSGVESCIQSMQLAWSCRSENGITSCNMGIPMELEGGKWVWTALLTQHSSFHQEISSKKQSRLHICQHGEGEVERGLLVMGEEDRVWEAFTRLYREMFGQRWEVAIWVLQRWNREQSGRGFGFNF; encoded by the exons atggcatctacttctaatttTAGTTGTAACACTGAGCGTGAACCAGggaatgcatctgaagaaattgttGTGTCTCCATCCGCTTCTACTACAATCTCAGTTGGAACCCTATTTTCATCCTGTTTTAATTGGTGTTCTCCCTTTCTTTCTCTCTGTTCAACTCGACACCATTCTACTGCTTCTCAAGGGATCGCACCATCTCCGTCTGATACAAATGCTGCTTTTGAACAAGTTGTACCATCCGCATCTACTTCTGGTAGATCCACTCAAATGCCAGACAGAAAGCTGCCCTACGATGTGTTTATTAATCATCGTGGCCCCGATGTCAAACACACGCTCGCAGCCGCTCTCTATAAGACCCTCACTGGCATGGGATTGAGGGTTTTTCTTGATGAAGAAGAGCTTGAATATGGGGATTTCTTGCCTGGAGAAATAGAAGAGGCAATGCGCGGTGCTTTGCTTCATATAGCTATATTTTCCAAGAATTATGCACAATCCTCATGGTGTTTGGCAGAGCTTTCGTTTATGCTCAAAACGGGAACCCAAATAGTTCCTGTTTTCTATCATGTTAAGCCTGATGATGTCAGATATGCAAAAGGAGTTTATGCTGAGGCATTTTCCCGGCATACAGAAAAGGGTAGATACACCTTGAAAAAGCTTCAAGAGTGGAAGAATGCACTCAATAATGTTTCATATAATGTCGGCAGCATCGTTCATAATGAAAA TGATGAGGGGATCCTGATGAAGAAAATTGTTGGCTCTGTTTCGAAAGTAATAAAAAATTTGCCATTTGTGGTTGCCAATCATCCAATTGGTTTGGATAAAATTCTAATAGATTTTGAAAGGACAACACTTCAAGCTACAGAGAGCCATAACAATGTACAAATTGTAGGAATATGGGGCATGGGTGGCTCTGGCAAGACTACTCTTGCCAAACagttatataataataaatataaatatatggaTAAGTCTAGTTTTCTATTAGACGTCAGAGATGCTGCTTCAAAGAATAAATTGCATAAGAAGCAAAAAAAGCTTCTAGAAGATCTTGGTCTAAAAGGAGTATCAATTGACAATATAGAAGAAGGAAAGGGGATTATTGCTAGCCGCTTGCGAGCTATTCGAGTGCTTATCATTTTGGATGATGTAGATAATGTAGAGCAATTGAATGCTCTAGTGCCCAATAAGGACAATGTTGGATGGGGTAGTTTGATTATAGTCACTTCAAGAGAATTTGAAGTCCTTCGATGTTGGGGCATCTTGTCCATTTACAAAATGAAAGCATTGGATCGACCTCATGCCAAGCAACTCTTTTGTTGGCATGCTTTCTTGCAGCCCTCTCCCAACCACGTGTTTGAAGATTTGGTTGAAAAATTCTTAAATGTTTGTCATGGATTACCATTGTCTCTAAAAGTTTTTGGAGCACAGCTATATGGTATCTCCAACAAAGATTATTGGGAAATTCAATTGCAGAAGATCTCCAGAATTTTACCCAAAGATATCAAGGAGAGGTTAAAAGTCAGCTATGATGCTCTAGATGAGGAGGAGAAGCAGATATTCTTAGATATTGCTTGTTTCTTTATTGGAGAGAAAGTAGCTTCAGCCATTGCAGCTTGGGATGGATCAGGATGGAATGGTCAGCACAGTTGGGAAGGACTTTTAAATAAGTGCCTTGTAGAGCTCAATGATGCATCCGATGATGAGAGCATAGAAATGCAGAACCATTTACTCAATGATGAGCTTATAAGAATGCATGACCACTTACGTGATTTGGGAAGAGAAATCGCCAATCAGAAATCACCCTACCGTCTGTGGTCTCCCCACCAGATTATTAATGCTGGTCATGAAGGACAG GGAATTGCCATTCGAGGAATAAGGTCGACAGCAATTGAATACATAAGTGAGGAATTTCTTCGACTTTCCCATGATGGAAAGCTTATAATCAAGGCAAGCGGAGTAAATTATAGCTTGGAACCCTCTTCGCCTGGATTAAAAATTCTTCATGTTAGAGGAAATCATTATAATCAAGTAATTGGTGATCTATCAAGAGAGTTGGTATGGCTTCGTTGGCATAACATTGATGAGAGAAATCTTCAGGCATTGAGTTCATTGAAAAATTTGAGGGTTTTAGAACTCTACGGATATCGGTTAGACGAACTATGGGAGACTGACAGCAAT GCTCCTGTGCAGTTAAGAGAGTTGGTTATTGATGTGTTCACAGGATTTCCAAAGTCAATAGGATGTCTTAGACATTTGAAAAAAATAGTCATCAGGATTGGGAACAGAGTGGTGGAGAGTCTGCCAGAAGAAATTTGTCTTCTTCAATCGCTGGAGTACCTGGAGTTATCTAGTGCGGGTGCAGCGCGACATGGTTCATGTTTAAGGCTATCATCACTACCTAGCAGGTTTGGTGATTTGAGAAACCTGAGGCATATTTCTTTGACCCATTGCTGGAATCTAAAGAGCTTGCCAGTCTCATTTAAGGAGCTCACTCTCCTGCAATACCTCTCCTTAGATGGATGTTATAGCCTCACCTTAGAGTCAGACATTTTGGAAAACATGACAAAGCTAGAATATTTGTATATCCAGGGTTGCTGGAAATTGGAAGAGTTGCCTCGTCACATCACAAATCAGGCTTCCTTGACAAAGCTTCATTTATCTATGGAGAGTTTAAGGGTGTTACCGGTGAACATCGGTCAGCTTAGCAAGTTGCGAATGATGGAGATAGAAAATAGTAAATTGTTGACAAGCCTGCCGATGTCTGTTGGGCAACTAATTAATCTTCGAAAGCTGCGTATAAGGAGGTGCCCAATCAGTGAATTGGATCTCGGGGCAGGGTTGTTTACTTGTTTGATGTTGATAGAGCTTGAGAATACCGAAGTGTCCAAGATCTCTATCTCTGAAGACTGTTATCTCGAGAGTCTCACACTTCTTTATAATGGCAATTTAAAGAAGATAGAAGTCCTACCAAATACTCTCGAGAGCATAGTTTTGAAAGGGTCCCCCAAGTTGGATGTGCTTCCCTGTTTTGCACAATCAACCTTTCTCCGAGTATTTGAACTCATAGGCTGCTACGATGTTAAGAAAATACAAGGTTTAGAACATTGCAGAGCATTAGAGAAGCTGATAGCACATACGAGGTGGGAGGAGGCGGGCATAGAAAGTTTGGagcacatggaaagtttgagaagaGTGGAACTCAAAGCAATCGGCAGATCAGGTGTTGAAAGTTGCATTCAAAGCATGCAG TTGGCATGGAGTTGCAGGAGCGAAAATGGAATAACAAGTTGTAATATGGGTATTCCAATGGAGTTGGAGGGGGGTAAATGGGTATGGACGGCTCTCTTAACACAACATTCCTCGTTCCACCAGGAAATTTCGAGTAAAaaacaatcaaggttacacatatgtCAACATGGTGAAGGAGAAGTGGAGAGAGGACTGCTCGTGATGGGAGAAGAGGACAGAGTTTGGGAGGCTTTCACACGGTTAT ACAGGGAAATGTTTGGGCAACGCTGGGAGGTTGCGATCTGGGTGCTGCAAAGATGGAACAGGGAACAGAGTGGGCGGGGTTTtggatttaatttttaa
- the LOC131030832 gene encoding disease resistance protein Roq1 isoform X2, translating into MASTSNFSCNTEREPGNASEEIVVSPSASTTISVGTLFSSCFNWCSPFLSLCSTRHHSTASQGIAPSPSDTNAAFEQVVPSASTSGRSTQMPDRKLPYDVFINHRGPDVKHTLAAALYKTLTGMGLRVFLDEEELEYGDFLPGEIEEAMRGALLHIAIFSKNYAQSSWCLAELSFMLKTGTQIVPVFYHVKPDDVRYAKGVYAEAFSRHTEKGRYTLKKLQEWKNALNNVSYNVGSIVHNENDEGILMKKIVGSVSKVIKNLPFVVANHPIGLDKILIDFERTTLQATESHNNVQIVGIWGMGGSGKTTLAKQLYNNKYKYMDKSSFLLDVRDAASKNKLHKKQKKLLEDLGLKGVSIDNIEEGKGIIASRLRAIRVLIILDDVDNVEQLNALVPNKDNVGWGSLIIVTSREFEVLRCWGILSIYKMKALDRPHAKQLFCWHAFLQPSPNHVFEDLVEKFLNVCHGLPLSLKVFGAQLYGISNKDYWEIQLQKISRILPKDIKERLKVSYDALDEEEKQIFLDIACFFIGEKVASAIAAWDGSGWNGQHSWEGLLNKCLVELNDASDDESIEMQNHLLNDELIRMHDHLRDLGREIANQKSPYRLWSPHQIINAGHEGQGIAIRGIRSTAIEYISEEFLRLSHDGKLIIKASGVNYSLEPSSPGLKILHVRGNHYNQVIGDLSRELVWLRWHNIDERNLQALSSLKNLRVLELYGYRLDELWETDSNAPVQLRELVIDVFTGFPKSIGCLRHLKKIVIRIGNRVVESLPEEICLLQSLEYLELSSAGAARHGSCLRLSSLPSRFGDLRNLRHISLTHCWNLKSLPVSFKELTLLQYLSLDGCYSLTLESDILENMTKLEYLYIQGCWKLEELPRHITNQASLTKLHLSMESLRVLPVNIGQLSKLRMMEIENSKLLTSLPMSVGQLINLRKLRIRRCPISELDLGAGLFTCLMLIELENTEVSKISISEDCYLESLTLLYNGNLKKIEVLPNTLESIVLKGSPKLDVLPCFAQSTFLRVFELIGCYDVKKIQGLEHCRALEKLIAHTRWEEAGIESLEHMESLRRVELKAIGRSGVESCIQSMQKWPKEEIIVCTWAVPDKILLKLLSQYLYH; encoded by the exons atggcatctacttctaatttTAGTTGTAACACTGAGCGTGAACCAGggaatgcatctgaagaaattgttGTGTCTCCATCCGCTTCTACTACAATCTCAGTTGGAACCCTATTTTCATCCTGTTTTAATTGGTGTTCTCCCTTTCTTTCTCTCTGTTCAACTCGACACCATTCTACTGCTTCTCAAGGGATCGCACCATCTCCGTCTGATACAAATGCTGCTTTTGAACAAGTTGTACCATCCGCATCTACTTCTGGTAGATCCACTCAAATGCCAGACAGAAAGCTGCCCTACGATGTGTTTATTAATCATCGTGGCCCCGATGTCAAACACACGCTCGCAGCCGCTCTCTATAAGACCCTCACTGGCATGGGATTGAGGGTTTTTCTTGATGAAGAAGAGCTTGAATATGGGGATTTCTTGCCTGGAGAAATAGAAGAGGCAATGCGCGGTGCTTTGCTTCATATAGCTATATTTTCCAAGAATTATGCACAATCCTCATGGTGTTTGGCAGAGCTTTCGTTTATGCTCAAAACGGGAACCCAAATAGTTCCTGTTTTCTATCATGTTAAGCCTGATGATGTCAGATATGCAAAAGGAGTTTATGCTGAGGCATTTTCCCGGCATACAGAAAAGGGTAGATACACCTTGAAAAAGCTTCAAGAGTGGAAGAATGCACTCAATAATGTTTCATATAATGTCGGCAGCATCGTTCATAATGAAAA TGATGAGGGGATCCTGATGAAGAAAATTGTTGGCTCTGTTTCGAAAGTAATAAAAAATTTGCCATTTGTGGTTGCCAATCATCCAATTGGTTTGGATAAAATTCTAATAGATTTTGAAAGGACAACACTTCAAGCTACAGAGAGCCATAACAATGTACAAATTGTAGGAATATGGGGCATGGGTGGCTCTGGCAAGACTACTCTTGCCAAACagttatataataataaatataaatatatggaTAAGTCTAGTTTTCTATTAGACGTCAGAGATGCTGCTTCAAAGAATAAATTGCATAAGAAGCAAAAAAAGCTTCTAGAAGATCTTGGTCTAAAAGGAGTATCAATTGACAATATAGAAGAAGGAAAGGGGATTATTGCTAGCCGCTTGCGAGCTATTCGAGTGCTTATCATTTTGGATGATGTAGATAATGTAGAGCAATTGAATGCTCTAGTGCCCAATAAGGACAATGTTGGATGGGGTAGTTTGATTATAGTCACTTCAAGAGAATTTGAAGTCCTTCGATGTTGGGGCATCTTGTCCATTTACAAAATGAAAGCATTGGATCGACCTCATGCCAAGCAACTCTTTTGTTGGCATGCTTTCTTGCAGCCCTCTCCCAACCACGTGTTTGAAGATTTGGTTGAAAAATTCTTAAATGTTTGTCATGGATTACCATTGTCTCTAAAAGTTTTTGGAGCACAGCTATATGGTATCTCCAACAAAGATTATTGGGAAATTCAATTGCAGAAGATCTCCAGAATTTTACCCAAAGATATCAAGGAGAGGTTAAAAGTCAGCTATGATGCTCTAGATGAGGAGGAGAAGCAGATATTCTTAGATATTGCTTGTTTCTTTATTGGAGAGAAAGTAGCTTCAGCCATTGCAGCTTGGGATGGATCAGGATGGAATGGTCAGCACAGTTGGGAAGGACTTTTAAATAAGTGCCTTGTAGAGCTCAATGATGCATCCGATGATGAGAGCATAGAAATGCAGAACCATTTACTCAATGATGAGCTTATAAGAATGCATGACCACTTACGTGATTTGGGAAGAGAAATCGCCAATCAGAAATCACCCTACCGTCTGTGGTCTCCCCACCAGATTATTAATGCTGGTCATGAAGGACAG GGAATTGCCATTCGAGGAATAAGGTCGACAGCAATTGAATACATAAGTGAGGAATTTCTTCGACTTTCCCATGATGGAAAGCTTATAATCAAGGCAAGCGGAGTAAATTATAGCTTGGAACCCTCTTCGCCTGGATTAAAAATTCTTCATGTTAGAGGAAATCATTATAATCAAGTAATTGGTGATCTATCAAGAGAGTTGGTATGGCTTCGTTGGCATAACATTGATGAGAGAAATCTTCAGGCATTGAGTTCATTGAAAAATTTGAGGGTTTTAGAACTCTACGGATATCGGTTAGACGAACTATGGGAGACTGACAGCAAT GCTCCTGTGCAGTTAAGAGAGTTGGTTATTGATGTGTTCACAGGATTTCCAAAGTCAATAGGATGTCTTAGACATTTGAAAAAAATAGTCATCAGGATTGGGAACAGAGTGGTGGAGAGTCTGCCAGAAGAAATTTGTCTTCTTCAATCGCTGGAGTACCTGGAGTTATCTAGTGCGGGTGCAGCGCGACATGGTTCATGTTTAAGGCTATCATCACTACCTAGCAGGTTTGGTGATTTGAGAAACCTGAGGCATATTTCTTTGACCCATTGCTGGAATCTAAAGAGCTTGCCAGTCTCATTTAAGGAGCTCACTCTCCTGCAATACCTCTCCTTAGATGGATGTTATAGCCTCACCTTAGAGTCAGACATTTTGGAAAACATGACAAAGCTAGAATATTTGTATATCCAGGGTTGCTGGAAATTGGAAGAGTTGCCTCGTCACATCACAAATCAGGCTTCCTTGACAAAGCTTCATTTATCTATGGAGAGTTTAAGGGTGTTACCGGTGAACATCGGTCAGCTTAGCAAGTTGCGAATGATGGAGATAGAAAATAGTAAATTGTTGACAAGCCTGCCGATGTCTGTTGGGCAACTAATTAATCTTCGAAAGCTGCGTATAAGGAGGTGCCCAATCAGTGAATTGGATCTCGGGGCAGGGTTGTTTACTTGTTTGATGTTGATAGAGCTTGAGAATACCGAAGTGTCCAAGATCTCTATCTCTGAAGACTGTTATCTCGAGAGTCTCACACTTCTTTATAATGGCAATTTAAAGAAGATAGAAGTCCTACCAAATACTCTCGAGAGCATAGTTTTGAAAGGGTCCCCCAAGTTGGATGTGCTTCCCTGTTTTGCACAATCAACCTTTCTCCGAGTATTTGAACTCATAGGCTGCTACGATGTTAAGAAAATACAAGGTTTAGAACATTGCAGAGCATTAGAGAAGCTGATAGCACATACGAGGTGGGAGGAGGCGGGCATAGAAAGTTTGGagcacatggaaagtttgagaagaGTGGAACTCAAAGCAATCGGCAGATCAGGTGTTGAAAGTTGCATTCAAAGCATGCAG AAGTGGCCAAAAGAAGAAATAATAGTTTGCACATGGGCGGTCCCTGATAAAATCCTCCTTAAACTCCTTTCCCAGTATCTCTATCATTGA